The Citrobacter telavivensis DNA segment CAGTGTGGTAAACCCGGATGGCGGCGCGTTGCGCCTTCTCCGGGCTACCTTTCAATGGTGTTATGTCGCCCCGGTAAGCGCAGCGCCACCGGGTGAGGCTTAGCGTTCCGCCAGCGCCTTAAACACCATCGCCACCGCGTGGGCGCCGGGGTCCATATTGCCGAGCAGGCTCTCGCTATTGAGATAGGAGGCGCGTCCGGCGCCGGCTTTGCTCGACTGGCAGGTGCGATCCGCGCCGGCCTGCGCCGCGGCGAAAGCGGCCTGCAGATTATCCGGTTCGGCCAGCAGCGCCGCCAGCGCCGGCTGTAGAGCGTCAATCATCGTCCGGTCGCCCTCATCGGCGCCGCCGTAAAATTTCATCTGCCCCAGACCGGCGTTCAGCGCTTCCGCCATGCTGGCGCCTTGCTCCAGCTTCTGCCCGGCGGCGGTGAAGAAAATCGACATCAATACGCCGCTGGAGCCGCCCATCACCACCGTCAGGCGTTCGCCAATTAGCGCGAACAGCGTGGGTAAATCATTGAGCGGCAGTTGCTGGCGTTGCAATAGAGCGGCAATCGCACGCGCGCCAGCGGCGAAAGTGGAGCCGGTATCGCCGTCGCCCACTTTGGCGTCAAGCGCGTTGAGATGGGTTTCGAGGCCGGAGAGGGTGCTGGTCACCTGCGCCACGTAATCGCCCACCTGCGGGTTGGCCGATGGCGTAAAGGCGACGCGTGCGCTGGCGAGCGCGGACGGCATGATATTAACAGCCCGCGGCTGCACCGGCTTCTGCCAACTGGCGGTTTCGACATCCGACAGCAGCGCCTTTTCAATGCTCTCTTCCAGCACGATAGTGGTCAGCGAGAAGCCTTTCATATCCAGCGCCGTTACCAGCGAAGCCGGGCCAATCAACCAGTCAACGCGCGCATGGAGTGGGGTGTTGGCCAGCTCGCGGGTCAGAATCGCCATCTCGGCCACCGACACGCCGCCGAGATTATTGAGCATCACCGCCAGGCGGCCGGTTTCAGGTAGGGCGGCGGTCAGCTTCTCTACCATAATCTGCATGATTTCCGCGCTGTTATGGGTCGCGATCGTCGAGGCTCCCGGTTCGCCGTGGATGCCCATCCCCAGCTCGGCGTGGCCGGGCTGATGGCGCGGCGCGCTTTCCGCTTCCTGCGGCAGGTGACAGCTGGCCAGCGCCACCCCGATGCTGGCGGTATGGTTGGCGGCGTATTGCGCTTCACGCAGGACGGTGGCGAGGTTGAAGCCGCGCTCGGCGAAATAACCCGCCACCTTATGCACAAGAATAGTCCCGGCGATACCGCGCGGCTGTTTGTTATCCGGCAGCGAAATATCGTCGCCGACGATCAGCATCTCTACGTTATAGCCAAGACGGCGCGCTTTCTCCGCCGCGAGGCCGAAGTTAAGCCGATCGCCGGTGTAGTTTTTAACGATCAGCAGACAGCCCGCCTCGCCGGTCACCGCCTGAATCGCGGTGAGTACCGCATCGACGCTCGGCGAGGCGAACAGATCGCCGCAGACCGCGGCGGTCAGCATGCCTTTACCAATAAAGCCGACGTGCGCCGGTTCATGGCCGGAGCCGCCGCCGGAAATCACCGCCACGTTGTTTTTATTCAGATCGCGGCGTACCACTACACGGATCGCCGGGTCGCTCTCCAGGCGGGCGAGGTTGTTCCACGGGCTGGCAATAATGGTTCCCTCGATCACGTCGTTAACGAGGCTGGCGCGCTGGTTAAAAAAGAATTGAGACATAGTGGTTCCTGATCAGTAAGCGAAAACTCACCCTCCGGAGGCGGGCCCCCGGAGTGGTAACGGTCAAAGTGGATTTAGCGACGAATAAGACGTTGCAGACGCATATCGAGCGTGATGGCTTCGCCAGGCTGAATATCATTCAGCGCTTCGCCCTGCTGGCATAGCCAGGCGATCCCCGCCGCGCGGGCGATAATCGCGCCGTGGGCCTGTTCGCTGCCGTCGCGCAGGCACAGGCCGGTGACCTTGCTGGCATCCAGTTGGAGT contains these protein-coding regions:
- a CDS encoding glycerone kinase, with amino-acid sequence MSQFFFNQRASLVNDVIEGTIIASPWNNLARLESDPAIRVVVRRDLNKNNVAVISGGGSGHEPAHVGFIGKGMLTAAVCGDLFASPSVDAVLTAIQAVTGEAGCLLIVKNYTGDRLNFGLAAEKARRLGYNVEMLIVGDDISLPDNKQPRGIAGTILVHKVAGYFAERGFNLATVLREAQYAANHTASIGVALASCHLPQEAESAPRHQPGHAELGMGIHGEPGASTIATHNSAEIMQIMVEKLTAALPETGRLAVMLNNLGGVSVAEMAILTRELANTPLHARVDWLIGPASLVTALDMKGFSLTTIVLEESIEKALLSDVETASWQKPVQPRAVNIMPSALASARVAFTPSANPQVGDYVAQVTSTLSGLETHLNALDAKVGDGDTGSTFAAGARAIAALLQRQQLPLNDLPTLFALIGERLTVVMGGSSGVLMSIFFTAAGQKLEQGASMAEALNAGLGQMKFYGGADEGDRTMIDALQPALAALLAEPDNLQAAFAAAQAGADRTCQSSKAGAGRASYLNSESLLGNMDPGAHAVAMVFKALAER